The genomic interval TCTGTCCCAATTCTGTAAATAGCTATTCCTTTACCATAGGTGACTGTATAAAGGTAATTGTTGTAGGTGACTATATCACCGTCATTTCTAAAATCTTCCCCATTTATGCTGCTTATTCGAGTTATGCTTTGAGATGAGTCATTGATTTCAAAAATTGTTTTGGAATCATAATAGTCTCTGCAAAATATTTTGTAAATCCCTCCTCCCATGTCAGTAATGTTGGTGTTTACGCAGTAGAAATCCAGATTATCTATTTTCCAGTTAATATTAGATGGGTTACTAAGCTCTGAAAGATTGCAAAAGAGAGATTTATTAATATTAAAAATCAAAAGGTTTTGATTTAGGGTAAAGACACCTGTAATGCCTATGTTGTCATTGTAAATTTCAACAGGGTCTCCTATATTTTCAGGGTTAGATATGTTAATTAGTTTCAATCTGTAGTTGTCACTAATTATGATGTAATCATTGTTGACAATGTATGCACAAATCATTTTGGGTATATCAAACTCTTTTATAAGAACTGGATTATAGACATCGCTTATATCCCAGATTGATAACCCTTCATAAAGAGATGCGGTTATCAGATATTTATCGGTAATGTCAACAGATTTTGTAACTCTGGTTGAGTTTGTTTCAACAAGTGATAGTTCAACTGGATTTTCCGGGTCTTCCAGTGAGAGCAGGAGGGCAGACCGTTTTGAAATTCCACCTAATGCAAGGATATTGCCGTACTTTGCTATAGAGTATACATAAGTGACACTGCCGTCAAGTGGATATGATTTTACAAATTTAATTTCTGGAAGTTCAGATAAGTCAAAAATGAGAAGCTTTTGCCTTGTTGGAATATACATATAGTGTTGATAAACAACCGGATTTAAAGAGTAAGAAGATAACTTGAAATTGCAGTCTATTGAGTTAACCAACTCATATTCGTTGTTAGACACATCATAGACGCATATTTCCCCATACAGAGACACAGCAATGTTGTAGTTGTTATAATTGACAGACCCGGCAAAGTACCCGTGGTGAACAGGTTCAAACATTCCTAATTTATAACTTATAGCAAAAGTTGAGGTTGTGAAAAAAAACAAAAGAATCATTACAGCCAAAATTTTAGAAAATAAGGTTTTCATTTTATCCTCCAGGGTGGTAATAATTACAGTATAAGTAATATTTTGTTTTTTTCAAGTGAAGCAGGTCACATTTATATTTTTTACACAATTCAGGTAAAATATTTAAAGAGGTTTAATATGATAATTGTTGAAGGCAAATATTCAAAGGCTAAAATAATGATTGATAATGTTGAAAAAGAGGTTTTAAACCAGGTTTACTCTATTGTAAATCACCCTGCTTTTACAGAAAACATTGTAATAATGCCTGATTGCCACGCAGGGATTGGCTCTGTTATCGGTTTTACAATGCCTATGACTGATAAGGTAATCCCCAACACAATTGGTGTTGATATTGGTTGTGGGATGGTGCTTGTAAACATTGGAAAGCCTAAAAAACTAAAGCTTGAAAAGATTGATTCTGCAATAAAATCAAGGATACCATCTGGTTTTTCTATTCACAAAAAACCAAAGGTTAATATAGAAACTGCATTTGAGTGGAACAACTTAAACAAAGCATTTGGGAGGGTAAAGAGAAAGATTGAGGAAAAAATAGGAAAAACAAATTATAAACCTGAAGCCTATTCTCCCTGTTGGCTTAAAAGAAAATCAGCGCAAATTGGTGTTGATTTTGAAAAAACCATAAACTCAATAGGCACATTGGGGGGAGGAAATCACTTTATAGAGATTGGCAAGTCTCAAAATTCAGGGGATATATGTTTAACCGTGCATTCTGGAAGCAGGCACTTTGGTTTATGTGTTGCAAACTATCATCAAAAGGTTGCAAAAAAGTATGTTGAAAAAAAGGGAATAAAGGTTCAAAAAGGGCTTGAATACCTTGAAGGAGAGTTGTTACTTGATTACATTCATGACATGCTTTTTGCACAGAGTTATGCTCATTTAAACAGAATGACAATTATTGAAACCTTGCTTGAAATCTTAGATTGTGAGGTTTTAGATACAATTGAATCGGTGCACAATTACATTGATATGGATGATTTGATTATTAGAAAAGGGGCAATTCGCTCTTACAATGGGGAAAGAATGATTATTCCCTTCAATATGAGAGATGGGCTTCTTATCTGCACAGGCAAATCAAACTCTGAGTGGAATTTTTCAGCCCCCCACGGCGCAGGAAGGGTTATGGGAAGGAGAGAGGCAAAGAGAAGGTTGTCTCTTGAAGTTTTTAAAAAACAGATGAAGGGGATTGTTTCCTCTTCTGTGTGCAAATCCACCCTTGATGAAGCCCCTGATGCTTACAAAGACCCTGCTTTAATTGAACAGGCAATTAAGCCAACTGCTAATATTCTTGATAGGGTAAAGCCTTTGTTGAATGTAAAGGCAACCTAACTTAACGGCGGGTCAACATTTACAACAACCCCTGCATTAAACTTTTTTGCAATCACTTTTCTTATCTCTTTAAGCTTTTCGTAATTTTCCCTTGTTTCTTCAAGGTTTATGTCAAAAAGTATGTTAAAAGTGTCTTTGTCTCCAACAATCCTTATATCGTGTGCTGTTTTTAACTCAGGATATTTATTTGCAAGCTTTTTAATAAATTGTTTTACTTCACTATAACGAGGATGGTCAGAATTTACAGGGTCAATGTGAACAACTGTCATTCCTTTATACTTTGATTGAATTCTTCTTTCAATATTGTCTGCAAGGGTATGTGCTTCTAAAATATTCATAGTGTGGGGAATTTCAATGTGGAGGGAGATGTGCCATTTCTCTCCAAACTGATGCACAACTATATCGTGAACATCAATAACTTCAGGGTAAGACATTGCAATTTGTTTTATTTCTTCCACCATCTCTCTGTCAGGTGCGCTTCCAATTAAAGGATTTGCCGCATCTTTCAACAAATCAATTGCTGTGTGCATAATGAAAAGTGCCACTATTAAACCGGCAGCCCCGTCAATCCACTTATATCCATAATTGCTTCCAATCAGCGAAATTATAACAATAACCGTTGATAGTGCGTCTGAACGATGGTGATGTCCCTCTGCAATTAAAGAGGGTGAGTTTATTTTCTTGCCTAAAAAGAAGGAAAATTGTGCAAGCAACTCTTTGAGCAAAATTGTTGAAGCAATTATTAAAATTTCAATGTTGGTTGAGGAAACTATTGATGGATTTTTTATTTTGACTATTGCATCCTTCAAAAATTCAAATCCAACTATAAGAAGCATTGTTGAGATTATTACAGTTGCAATTAAGTCTATCCTTCCGTGTCCAAAGGGGTGTTCTTTGTCTGCCGGCTTGTCTGAAAGCTTAAAACCGATTATTACCACAATTGAAGATAAAACATCTGAAATTGAATGTGCAGCATCTGCAATTAAACTAACAGAGTTTAAGGTAATTCCATAGAATAGTTTTACGACAGAAATAACAATATTTACAAAAATGCTGAAAAATCCTTCAAAGTAACCTATTTTCTTTCTTTCATTCTCCTTAATTTTAAAAATTTTAAGGAGAAACTCAAAAAATCCATTCATACAAATATTCTATTAAATTTTTATTTTCTATGGAATAAATAAAAAATTTAGTTATAATTTTTATGAACCATAGTTCTTTAAAAGCCTATAATACTTTTATATAGAATAAAAATGGGAGGGAAGGTATGGCACTGTGTATTATTGCAAGTGTATTGATTACAGCAATTGTTGTTGGGTGGATTTTTGTTGCTGTTTTAAGGGCAAAGATGATTACAACCGTTAAAAGCAAGTACAACTTT from Thermotomaculum hydrothermale carries:
- a CDS encoding RtcB family protein, whose protein sequence is MIIVEGKYSKAKIMIDNVEKEVLNQVYSIVNHPAFTENIVIMPDCHAGIGSVIGFTMPMTDKVIPNTIGVDIGCGMVLVNIGKPKKLKLEKIDSAIKSRIPSGFSIHKKPKVNIETAFEWNNLNKAFGRVKRKIEEKIGKTNYKPEAYSPCWLKRKSAQIGVDFEKTINSIGTLGGGNHFIEIGKSQNSGDICLTVHSGSRHFGLCVANYHQKVAKKYVEKKGIKVQKGLEYLEGELLLDYIHDMLFAQSYAHLNRMTIIETLLEILDCEVLDTIESVHNYIDMDDLIIRKGAIRSYNGERMIIPFNMRDGLLICTGKSNSEWNFSAPHGAGRVMGRREAKRRLSLEVFKKQMKGIVSSSVCKSTLDEAPDAYKDPALIEQAIKPTANILDRVKPLLNVKAT
- a CDS encoding cation diffusion facilitator family transporter yields the protein MNGFFEFLLKIFKIKENERKKIGYFEGFFSIFVNIVISVVKLFYGITLNSVSLIADAAHSISDVLSSIVVIIGFKLSDKPADKEHPFGHGRIDLIATVIISTMLLIVGFEFLKDAIVKIKNPSIVSSTNIEILIIASTILLKELLAQFSFFLGKKINSPSLIAEGHHHRSDALSTVIVIISLIGSNYGYKWIDGAAGLIVALFIMHTAIDLLKDAANPLIGSAPDREMVEEIKQIAMSYPEVIDVHDIVVHQFGEKWHISLHIEIPHTMNILEAHTLADNIERRIQSKYKGMTVVHIDPVNSDHPRYSEVKQFIKKLANKYPELKTAHDIRIVGDKDTFNILFDINLEETRENYEKLKEIRKVIAKKFNAGVVVNVDPPLS